A single Chlamydia suis DNA region contains:
- a CDS encoding ferredoxin, which produces MEKEKRALCFSCPHCCDGNIAFSVMDLENCIVCDYCEASFVFDAEMCDAIRRFSALCLRIYEARSILGNAAVSVSVQGQSVEVPFQLLFSRFPVFLNLNVAGKIVQIRFIFDSLRGEVLYHK; this is translated from the coding sequence ATGGAAAAAGAGAAGCGGGCTTTGTGTTTTTCTTGTCCACATTGTTGTGACGGAAACATTGCTTTTTCTGTAATGGATTTAGAAAATTGTATTGTATGTGATTACTGCGAGGCTTCTTTTGTATTCGATGCTGAGATGTGTGATGCTATCAGACGATTTTCAGCTCTTTGTTTAAGAATTTATGAGGCTCGGTCTATTTTGGGAAATGCTGCAGTCTCTGTTTCTGTTCAAGGTCAGAGTGTAGAGGTGCCTTTTCAGCTGCTGTTCTCTCGCTTTCCTGTTTTTTTAAATTTGAATGTAGCAGGAAAAATCGTACAGATTCGATTTATTTTTGATTCTTTACGAGGAGAAGTTCTCTATCATAAATAG
- a CDS encoding V-type ATP synthase subunit B, protein MQTIYTRITDIKGNLITVEAEGASLGELVQIERADGRSSYASVLRFDAKKVTLQVFGGTSGLSTGDRVVFLGRPMEVVYGDSLLGRRFNGTGKPIDNEDVCFGEPIPITTPSFNPVCRIVPREMVRTNIPMIDMFNCLVKSQKIPIFSSSGENHNALLMRIAAQTDADIVIIGGMGLTFVDYSFFVEESQRLGFADKCVMFIHKAVDAPVECVLIPDIALACAERFALEQKKNVLVLLTDMTAFADALKEIAITMDQIPANRGYPGSLYSDLAVRYEKAVDIAQGGSITLISVTTMPGDDITHPVPDNTGFITEGQFYLKDNRIDPFGSLSRLKQLVIGKETREDHGDLANALIRLYADSRKSAERMSMGFKLSNWDKKLLSFSELFETRLMSLEVNIPLEEALDIGWKILAQSFHSEEVGIKEQLIQKYWPKACLHK, encoded by the coding sequence ATGCAAACAATATATACAAGAATTACGGATATCAAGGGGAACTTGATTACTGTAGAGGCTGAAGGGGCCTCTCTGGGTGAATTAGTACAAATTGAAAGAGCTGATGGGCGTTCGTCGTACGCTTCTGTTTTGCGTTTTGATGCAAAAAAAGTGACTCTGCAAGTGTTTGGAGGAACCTCCGGGTTGTCTACGGGAGACCGAGTGGTTTTTTTAGGGCGGCCTATGGAGGTGGTTTACGGCGATTCTTTGTTAGGAAGACGTTTCAATGGGACAGGCAAACCTATTGATAATGAAGATGTATGCTTTGGAGAGCCAATACCCATTACAACACCTTCCTTTAATCCTGTTTGTCGTATTGTGCCGCGAGAAATGGTGCGGACGAACATTCCGATGATTGATATGTTCAATTGTTTGGTGAAATCTCAAAAAATTCCCATTTTTTCTTCTTCAGGAGAAAATCATAATGCATTGCTGATGCGTATTGCTGCTCAGACGGATGCTGACATTGTTATCATTGGAGGTATGGGATTAACATTTGTTGATTACAGCTTTTTTGTTGAAGAATCTCAGCGTTTAGGATTCGCGGATAAGTGTGTAATGTTTATTCATAAAGCAGTCGATGCTCCAGTGGAATGTGTGTTAATTCCAGATATAGCGTTAGCTTGTGCAGAGCGTTTTGCTTTAGAACAAAAGAAAAATGTTTTGGTTCTGCTAACCGATATGACTGCGTTTGCTGATGCCTTGAAAGAAATTGCCATTACAATGGATCAAATTCCCGCAAATAGAGGGTATCCAGGATCTTTATATTCGGATCTCGCGGTGCGTTACGAGAAAGCTGTAGATATAGCCCAAGGGGGGTCCATTACTTTAATCAGCGTGACCACAATGCCAGGGGACGATATTACACATCCTGTTCCAGATAACACAGGCTTTATTACGGAAGGACAGTTTTACCTGAAAGATAATCGAATAGATCCTTTTGGCTCCTTGTCTCGATTGAAACAGCTGGTTATTGGAAAAGAAACTAGAGAAGACCACGGGGACTTAGCGAATGCTTTGATTCGTCTTTACGCGGATTCTAGAAAATCTGCAGAACGAATGTCTATGGGCTTCAAACTTTCTAACTGGGATAAAAAATTATTATCCTTTTCTGAGCTGTTTGAGACACGGTTGATGAGCCTAGAAGTAAATATCCCTCTTGAAGAGGCTTTGGATATTGGCTGGAAAATTTTGGCGCAGAGTTTTCATTCTGAGGAAGTCGGAATTAAAGAGCAGTTAATTCAGAAATATTGGCCAAAAGCATGTCTTCACAAATAA
- a CDS encoding V-type ATP synthase subunit A, with protein MVATSKQTTQGYVVEAYGNLLRVHFDGHVRQGEVAYVSVDSTWLKAEIIEVAGDEVKIQVFEETQGISRGALVTFSGHLLEAELGPGLLQGIFDGLQNRLEVLADTSLFLKRGEYVNAICRETVWAYTQKASVGDVLSRGDVLGTVKEGRFDHKIMVPFSCFEEVTITWVISSGDYTVDTVIAKGRSASGLELEFTMVQKWPIKQAFLEGEKVPSHEIMDVGLRVLDTQIPVLKGGTFCTPGPFGAGKTVLQHHLSKYAAVDIVVLCACGERAGEVVEILQEFPHLTDPHTGQSLMHRTCIICNTSSMPVAARESSIYLGITIAEYYRQMGLHVLLLADSTSRWAQALREISGRLEEIPGEEAFPAYLASRIAAFYERGGAVKMKDGSEGSLTICGAVSPAGGNFEEPVTQATLSVVGAFCGLSKARADARRYPSIDPMISWSKYLDSVAGILEKRVPGWGDSVKKASRFLEEGAEIGKRIEVVGEEGISMEDMEIFLKSELYDFCYLQQNAFDAVDCYCPFDRQIELFSLMNHIFSSRFCFDCPDSARSFFLELQSKIKTLNGQKFLSEEYQKSLEVIYKLLESKMVQTA; from the coding sequence ATGGTAGCAACTTCAAAACAAACGACGCAAGGCTATGTCGTAGAGGCTTACGGAAATTTATTGCGGGTGCATTTTGATGGGCATGTGCGTCAAGGAGAAGTGGCCTATGTCAGCGTGGATAGCACTTGGTTGAAGGCGGAAATTATCGAAGTTGCGGGGGATGAGGTTAAAATCCAAGTTTTTGAGGAAACTCAAGGGATTTCTCGCGGAGCCTTGGTAACTTTTTCTGGGCACCTGTTGGAAGCTGAACTTGGGCCCGGTTTATTGCAAGGTATTTTCGATGGCTTGCAAAACCGGTTGGAAGTGTTGGCAGATACAAGCTTATTTTTGAAAAGAGGCGAGTATGTTAATGCCATTTGTCGCGAGACTGTATGGGCTTATACGCAAAAGGCTTCGGTAGGAGATGTTCTTTCTCGAGGAGATGTGCTGGGTACGGTAAAAGAAGGGCGTTTTGATCATAAGATCATGGTTCCTTTTTCTTGTTTTGAAGAGGTGACGATTACCTGGGTGATCTCCTCTGGTGATTATACCGTGGATACCGTTATTGCTAAGGGGCGTAGCGCATCAGGCTTAGAGCTTGAGTTTACCATGGTGCAGAAATGGCCCATCAAACAGGCTTTTTTAGAAGGAGAAAAGGTTCCTTCTCATGAAATTATGGATGTTGGTTTACGGGTATTGGATACGCAAATACCCGTTTTGAAGGGGGGAACTTTTTGTACTCCTGGGCCCTTTGGTGCAGGAAAGACCGTGTTACAGCATCATTTATCTAAGTATGCTGCTGTAGATATTGTAGTTTTATGTGCTTGTGGAGAGCGTGCGGGAGAGGTTGTAGAGATTTTACAAGAGTTTCCTCATTTAACAGATCCGCATACAGGACAATCTCTGATGCATAGAACCTGTATTATTTGTAATACATCTTCTATGCCCGTAGCAGCTAGAGAGTCGTCTATCTATTTAGGAATTACCATTGCAGAATATTACCGTCAGATGGGGCTACACGTCTTGTTATTGGCAGACTCGACTTCTAGATGGGCTCAAGCTTTAAGGGAAATTTCGGGGCGATTGGAAGAAATCCCGGGAGAAGAAGCCTTCCCTGCTTACTTAGCATCTCGAATAGCAGCTTTCTATGAGCGAGGCGGGGCTGTAAAAATGAAAGATGGATCAGAAGGATCCTTAACTATTTGTGGAGCAGTTTCTCCTGCAGGAGGAAATTTTGAGGAGCCTGTTACGCAAGCAACATTGTCTGTTGTCGGAGCTTTTTGCGGTCTTTCAAAAGCTCGAGCAGATGCAAGACGGTATCCATCTATCGATCCTATGATTTCATGGTCTAAATATTTAGATTCCGTAGCAGGGATTCTAGAGAAAAGAGTTCCTGGGTGGGGGGATTCTGTTAAAAAGGCTTCTCGCTTTTTGGAAGAAGGAGCAGAAATTGGCAAGCGAATAGAGGTCGTTGGAGAAGAAGGGATTTCTATGGAAGATATGGAAATCTTTTTGAAATCTGAGTTATACGATTTCTGTTACTTACAGCAAAATGCTTTCGATGCTGTGGATTGTTATTGCCCATTTGATCGTCAAATAGAGCTGTTTTCTTTAATGAACCATATTTTCAGCTCAAGATTTTGTTTTGATTGTCCAGATAGTGCACGGAGTTTCTTTTTAGAGCTTCAGAGTAAAATTAAGACGCTGAATGGTCAAAAATTTCTTTCGGAGGAATATCAGAAAAGCCTCGAAGTGATTTATAAACTATTAGAAAGCAAAATGGTACAGACGGCGTAG
- a CDS encoding ATP synthase subunit C, whose translation MIDVSVVGPVLAMALAMIGSAIGCGMAGVASHAVMSRIDEGHGKIIGLSAMPSSQSIYGLIFMLLLNDAIKDGKVSAISGIVMGIAVGSALLLSAFMQGKCCVSAIQAYARSSAIYGKSFASIGIVESFALFAFVFALLLF comes from the coding sequence ATGATAGATGTATCAGTAGTAGGGCCTGTATTAGCTATGGCTTTGGCAATGATTGGTAGTGCTATTGGATGTGGAATGGCTGGGGTTGCTTCTCATGCAGTGATGTCTCGAATCGATGAAGGACATGGGAAAATCATCGGTCTATCTGCAATGCCCTCATCTCAATCCATTTATGGATTGATTTTTATGTTGTTATTGAACGATGCAATTAAGGATGGAAAAGTCTCGGCCATCAGTGGTATCGTAATGGGTATAGCTGTGGGATCTGCTTTGTTACTTTCCGCTTTTATGCAAGGGAAGTGTTGTGTAAGTGCTATTCAAGCTTATGCACGTTCTTCCGCAATATACGGTAAATCATTTGCTTCGATTGGGATTGTTGAGTCTTTTGCGTTATTCGCTTTCGTTTTTGCGCTGTTGTTATTCTAA
- a CDS encoding V-type ATP synthase subunit D, translated as MSSQIKLTKNAYRAEKQKLNLLGMYLPTLKLKKALLQAEVQSAMRLAAESLAANELARDRMYAFAELFSIPLYTNAVEQCFSVDILEKDVENIAGVEVPLLKRVVLSSPEYSLLDTPIWVDSLIASAKEYVLSKVHAENAQERLRLLEEELRRVSIRVNLFEKKLIPTTSQTIKKIAIFLSDRSITDVGQMKMAKKKILQHKG; from the coding sequence ATGTCTTCACAAATAAAATTAACGAAAAATGCATACCGAGCAGAGAAGCAGAAGCTTAATCTTTTGGGTATGTACCTGCCTACATTGAAGTTAAAGAAAGCCTTGCTGCAGGCCGAGGTGCAGTCCGCAATGCGTTTAGCAGCAGAAAGCTTGGCGGCTAATGAACTGGCTCGAGATAGGATGTATGCTTTTGCAGAGCTTTTCAGTATACCTCTCTATACGAATGCTGTAGAGCAATGCTTTTCTGTAGATATTCTAGAAAAGGATGTGGAAAATATCGCTGGCGTGGAAGTTCCTTTATTGAAACGTGTTGTGCTGTCTTCTCCAGAGTATTCGTTGTTGGATACTCCTATTTGGGTAGATTCGCTTATTGCTTCTGCAAAAGAGTATGTTTTAAGTAAAGTGCACGCTGAAAACGCTCAAGAAAGACTGCGCCTTTTGGAAGAAGAGTTGCGTCGCGTCTCTATTCGAGTAAACCTTTTTGAAAAGAAATTGATCCCCACAACCTCGCAAACGATTAAAAAGATCGCTATTTTTTTAAGTGATAGAAGTATTACGGATGTTGGGCAAATGAAAATGGCAAAGAAAAAGATTCTGCAGCATAAGGGGTAG
- a CDS encoding V-type ATP synthase subunit I, translated as MRVNVDKYLFIGRKKSEFFSACRELGAVEFLAKNKLKDSENVRRISEGLKVLNVLTNQYPSEDLVAAKSGYLTTEQLLQEIFDIDQEITTITDSLKALEKEIVRVKPLGNFSSEEIRELTLKTGLAVRFFYKKHIEGAPLEIEEENVFYLATAYNYDYYVVIGVVSLSKDVFTEIEAPRSVNELREEEARLQNLLRRKRTRVCELHAYREDLLEALCEQCNEQTLQHAEASAENLFDDKVFSALGWVITDRLDAVQKVCDSLGVYLERVHPDPDEVVPTYLENHGLGALGESLVNIYDTPASTDKDPSLWVFLSFFVFFSMIINDAGYGLVFLATSLFLSFKARKQVKHSLALKRFLKMSALLGLGCICWGGATTSFFGMSVSYTSSFRKYSLTHFLAMKKAEYYLKERPKGYKELVHDYPVLKDKKTPEEFLLAQVTSSGDSVYKAVVYDKFTDNILMEIALLVGVIHLSLGMLRYCRQRYSSIGWVVFMCGAYMYLPIYLQAVSFIHYALHIPYELGGQIGYYITFIGLGCAVLGGIIQRGLRGLDEITAVIQVFSDVLSYLRLYALSLAGAMVGNTVMVMSERFSPAVGVLIIIFGHTVNIALSIMGGVIHGLRLNFIEWYHYSFDGGGKLLHPLRRIVCQKSQNF; from the coding sequence ATGCGCGTAAACGTGGATAAATATCTATTTATTGGACGTAAAAAGTCTGAGTTTTTCTCTGCGTGTCGAGAACTTGGAGCTGTTGAATTTTTAGCAAAAAATAAGCTCAAGGACTCAGAAAACGTTCGCAGGATTTCTGAAGGATTAAAAGTGCTTAATGTGCTTACGAATCAATATCCTTCCGAAGATTTAGTTGCGGCCAAATCTGGATATTTGACAACGGAGCAGCTTCTTCAAGAAATTTTTGACATTGATCAAGAAATTACAACGATCACCGATTCTTTGAAGGCTCTAGAAAAGGAAATTGTTCGCGTTAAACCTCTTGGGAATTTCTCGTCCGAAGAAATTCGAGAGCTAACATTGAAAACGGGTCTGGCTGTTCGCTTTTTTTATAAGAAACATATAGAGGGCGCTCCTTTAGAAATTGAGGAAGAGAATGTTTTCTATCTCGCAACGGCATATAACTATGATTATTATGTTGTGATTGGAGTCGTCTCGCTATCAAAAGATGTTTTTACTGAAATAGAAGCTCCTCGTTCTGTCAATGAGTTGCGAGAAGAAGAGGCGCGTCTTCAGAATCTTTTGCGTAGGAAAAGAACTCGTGTTTGCGAATTACATGCTTACCGAGAGGATCTATTAGAAGCTTTGTGTGAACAGTGCAATGAGCAAACTTTGCAACATGCAGAAGCTAGTGCGGAAAATCTGTTTGATGACAAAGTATTTAGTGCTTTGGGATGGGTAATCACAGATCGTTTGGATGCAGTACAAAAAGTTTGTGATAGTTTAGGAGTTTATTTAGAGCGGGTGCATCCCGATCCTGATGAAGTGGTTCCTACATATTTGGAGAATCATGGATTAGGAGCTTTAGGGGAGTCTTTGGTAAATATCTATGATACTCCGGCATCCACAGATAAAGACCCCTCTCTATGGGTCTTTTTGTCTTTCTTCGTCTTTTTTTCGATGATCATCAATGATGCCGGGTATGGCTTGGTCTTTTTAGCAACCTCATTGTTTTTGTCTTTCAAAGCTCGGAAACAGGTAAAACATTCTTTAGCGCTAAAACGCTTTCTAAAAATGTCTGCTCTGTTAGGGCTGGGCTGTATTTGTTGGGGGGGCGCTACCACATCGTTTTTCGGTATGTCAGTGAGTTATACGAGTTCTTTTCGTAAGTATTCATTGACGCACTTTCTTGCTATGAAGAAAGCCGAGTATTATTTAAAGGAGCGGCCCAAAGGTTATAAAGAGCTCGTACATGATTATCCTGTGCTTAAAGACAAAAAGACTCCTGAGGAGTTTCTTTTGGCTCAAGTGACGAGTAGCGGAGATTCTGTATATAAAGCTGTTGTTTATGATAAATTTACAGACAATATTTTAATGGAAATTGCTTTGTTGGTAGGAGTAATTCATCTGTCCTTAGGGATGTTGCGTTACTGTAGACAAAGGTATTCTTCTATAGGATGGGTGGTGTTCATGTGCGGAGCCTACATGTATCTACCCATCTATTTGCAAGCGGTTTCTTTCATTCATTATGCTTTGCATATTCCTTATGAGCTGGGAGGGCAAATAGGATATTATATAACCTTTATTGGCCTGGGATGTGCTGTTTTAGGTGGGATTATCCAGAGAGGCTTGAGAGGCCTGGATGAGATCACGGCGGTTATCCAAGTGTTTTCAGATGTGCTGTCTTATTTACGACTGTATGCTCTTAGTTTAGCTGGAGCTATGGTGGGAAACACTGTTATGGTAATGAGCGAAAGATTTTCCCCCGCAGTAGGGGTTTTGATAATTATCTTCGGGCACACTGTAAATATCGCACTTTCTATCATGGGAGGTGTGATACACGGTCTCCGTCTAAATTTTATAGAATGGTATCACTATAGCTTTGATGGCGGAGGAAAGCTTTTACACCCATTGAGAAGAATCGTTTGTCAAAAGTCGCAAAATTTTTGA
- a CDS encoding V-type ATP synthase subunit E — translation MADLSAQDKLKQICDTLREETLKPAEEEAGSIVHNAREQAKRIVEEAKEEAQRIIRSAEEAADQTLKKGEAALIQAGKRSLENLKQAVETKIFKESLREWLDGVAADPQVSAKLVQALVQAVETQGISGNLSACIGKHVSARAVNEVLGKEITSKLKEKSVSIGKFSGGAQLKVDERNWVLDISSEALLDLLTRFLQKDFREMIFQTN, via the coding sequence ATGGCAGATCTCAGCGCTCAGGATAAATTGAAGCAAATATGCGATACCTTGCGAGAGGAGACTTTGAAACCCGCTGAGGAAGAGGCCGGTTCTATTGTCCATAATGCAAGAGAGCAAGCAAAGCGTATTGTGGAAGAAGCAAAAGAAGAAGCGCAAAGGATCATTCGTTCTGCTGAAGAAGCGGCTGATCAAACCTTAAAAAAGGGAGAAGCAGCTTTGATACAAGCTGGAAAGCGCTCGTTAGAAAATTTAAAGCAAGCCGTGGAAACAAAGATTTTCAAAGAATCTTTAAGGGAATGGTTAGATGGGGTCGCTGCTGATCCGCAAGTAAGTGCTAAACTGGTTCAGGCCCTGGTACAGGCTGTAGAAACACAGGGAATTTCTGGAAATCTTTCTGCTTGTATAGGAAAACATGTATCGGCTCGGGCTGTTAATGAGGTTCTGGGGAAAGAGATTACTTCTAAACTCAAAGAAAAGAGTGTATCGATTGGAAAATTCTCCGGGGGAGCACAATTAAAAGTGGACGAGCGCAATTGGGTTTTAGATATTAGCTCAGAAGCTTTGCTAGATTTGTTGACTAGATTTTTACAGAAAGATTTTCGAGAGATGATTTTTCAGACTAACTAA
- a CDS encoding DUF2764 domain-containing protein has product MNNYYFLSSFLSPQQPESPPLYSFQEINDLLALNFTEQDWKSYVILRRFFDLENFAFFWAGKSIPFSFGTVTNNNVETLLRLQMWSDEWEFEDFFKDFLLRYKTSQERLLSFSELVSGFLDHYQNYPSEFLRTYFRFKQDLRIILAGFRARVMQKDVSFVLRDEDSSNPVVLHVLMQKDSPNYELPDEFFELKDVLGDYGRLPHMLNQTLSLYEFHKVEEMSRDKYFNTDAILSRVTAYLMAIRNSWASVQKGKELIDLMEKGIRW; this is encoded by the coding sequence ATGAATAATTATTATTTTTTGTCTTCCTTTCTTTCTCCGCAACAACCAGAATCTCCTCCTCTCTACTCGTTTCAAGAAATCAATGATCTATTAGCGCTGAATTTTACGGAGCAGGACTGGAAGTCTTATGTGATATTGCGGCGCTTTTTCGATCTTGAAAATTTTGCCTTTTTCTGGGCAGGGAAGTCTATTCCTTTTTCTTTTGGGACAGTTACAAATAATAATGTAGAAACTTTGTTGCGATTGCAAATGTGGTCCGATGAATGGGAATTCGAAGACTTTTTCAAAGATTTTTTACTGCGATATAAAACTTCTCAAGAACGTTTATTAAGTTTCTCTGAGCTGGTTAGTGGTTTCTTAGACCATTATCAAAATTATCCTTCGGAATTTCTTAGAACATATTTTCGTTTTAAGCAGGATTTAAGAATCATTTTAGCAGGTTTTCGAGCTAGGGTAATGCAAAAAGATGTGTCTTTTGTCCTTAGGGATGAGGATAGCTCGAATCCTGTTGTTTTGCATGTGTTGATGCAAAAAGACTCTCCTAATTACGAACTCCCTGATGAATTTTTTGAGCTGAAAGATGTTTTAGGAGATTATGGGCGTCTTCCGCACATGTTAAATCAAACTCTCTCTCTTTATGAGTTTCATAAAGTAGAAGAGATGTCTCGAGACAAATACTTTAACACAGATGCAATTCTTTCTCGGGTAACAGCTTATTTAATGGCCATTCGTAATAGTTGGGCGAGTGTTCAAAAAGGGAAAGAACTGATTGATTTGATGGAGAAAGGAATCAGATGGTAG
- a CDS encoding valine--tRNA ligase, with protein MNEDQFPKTYDPKSSEAGVYLFWERSGMFVADASSEKPAYSIVMPPPNVTGILHMGHALVNTLQDTLIRYKRMQGYEVCWVPGTDHAGIATQTVVERHLKASLGKRRTDFSREEFLKHVWNWKESSQNVILSQLRQLGCSCDWSRQRFTMDPEANRAVKKAFKKLFDKGIIYRGYYLVNWDPILQTALADDEVEYEEREGWLYYIRYPVVGSKEYITVATTRPETLLGDTAIAVSPEDARYSHLIGAKVVVPFVNREIPIIGDFSVDASFGTGAVKITPAHDKDDYRTGMNHQLPMINILTPTGEINENGGIFTGLSKEAARENIITSLEALGLFVKKEPYSSRVGVSYRSGAIIEPYLSKQWFVSVDSFRGPLQEFVNSEDIRIFPPEFVRNYLTWVNNLKDWCISRQLWWGHRIPVWHNKHDENLMICFDGEGIPEEVARDPESWYQDPDVLDTWFSSGLWPLTCFGWPEESPDLKKFYPTSVLVTGHDILFFWVTRMVLMCSAMVDTKPFTDVFLHGLIFGKSYKQYDENGEWTYVSGEQKREYDKGKALPKNVVAKWEKLSKSKGNVIDPIEMIDVYGADAVRLTLCSCANRGEQIDLDYRLFEEYKNFVNKLWNGARFIFGQISGITSQDLEEGINQDLLRLEDFYILDRFNEVLSLIEGYYNSYSFDKIAALAYDFFKNDLCSTYLEIIKPVLFGKQGCDEQRVAQRKLLATLLINVLGVLHPLVPYVTETLFQKLKTMLGDVGEGQGDVLTGHAVRMLRSKACMVAEYPKPIEIVFPQGLKESFAMAEKLVYTIRNIRGEMQLDPRDLLQAFIISSEKKDLIEAYIPILCALGGIKTIEILSEAPKDCVFSLGVVEGIKVGVILPAEHLAKERARLEKEKIRLENSVESLSKLLANEDFCARANPNLVKSKEEALRTFQQELQNILDKIASL; from the coding sequence ATGAACGAAGATCAATTTCCTAAAACCTATGACCCTAAAAGTTCAGAGGCCGGGGTGTACTTGTTTTGGGAGCGCTCTGGCATGTTTGTCGCAGATGCTAGTAGCGAAAAACCGGCGTATTCGATAGTTATGCCTCCTCCCAATGTCACAGGAATCTTACATATGGGTCACGCTCTTGTGAATACCTTGCAAGATACGCTCATTCGCTATAAGCGTATGCAGGGATATGAGGTCTGTTGGGTTCCTGGGACTGATCATGCAGGAATTGCTACGCAAACCGTTGTAGAAAGACATCTAAAAGCTTCGCTTGGTAAACGACGAACAGATTTTTCTAGGGAAGAGTTTCTAAAGCATGTTTGGAACTGGAAAGAGAGCAGCCAGAATGTTATTCTTTCACAGCTTCGTCAGTTGGGATGTTCTTGTGATTGGTCGCGGCAACGTTTCACAATGGACCCCGAAGCAAATCGGGCAGTAAAGAAAGCTTTTAAAAAGTTGTTTGATAAAGGAATTATCTACAGAGGCTATTACTTAGTTAACTGGGATCCTATTTTACAAACAGCTTTAGCGGACGATGAGGTAGAGTATGAGGAGCGGGAAGGGTGGCTATACTATATTCGGTATCCAGTTGTAGGTTCTAAAGAATATATTACTGTAGCCACAACACGTCCCGAAACTTTATTAGGAGACACCGCTATCGCAGTTTCTCCTGAAGACGCGCGATATAGTCATTTGATAGGAGCTAAAGTAGTAGTTCCTTTCGTAAATAGAGAAATCCCTATTATTGGAGATTTTTCTGTAGACGCATCTTTTGGGACAGGAGCTGTCAAAATTACTCCGGCTCATGATAAAGATGATTATCGAACAGGGATGAATCACCAGCTCCCCATGATCAATATTTTGACCCCAACAGGGGAAATTAATGAGAATGGGGGAATTTTTACGGGCCTATCCAAAGAGGCGGCTCGTGAGAATATCATTACTTCTCTGGAAGCTTTGGGTTTATTTGTTAAGAAAGAACCGTATTCGTCTCGAGTGGGTGTTTCCTATCGTTCAGGAGCTATTATCGAGCCCTATCTTTCAAAACAATGGTTTGTTTCGGTGGATTCTTTTAGAGGGCCTCTACAAGAATTTGTCAATAGCGAAGACATTCGTATTTTCCCTCCAGAATTTGTGAGAAATTATCTTACTTGGGTAAACAATCTTAAAGATTGGTGTATCAGTCGGCAACTTTGGTGGGGACATCGTATTCCCGTCTGGCATAATAAGCATGATGAGAATCTCATGATTTGTTTTGACGGAGAGGGGATTCCTGAGGAGGTAGCGCGGGATCCAGAGTCGTGGTATCAGGATCCAGATGTTTTGGACACCTGGTTTTCTTCTGGATTATGGCCATTGACTTGTTTTGGTTGGCCAGAAGAAAGTCCAGATTTGAAGAAGTTTTATCCTACATCTGTTTTAGTCACAGGCCACGATATTCTGTTTTTCTGGGTTACTCGTATGGTATTGATGTGCTCTGCCATGGTCGATACTAAACCATTCACGGATGTTTTTTTACATGGATTGATTTTCGGAAAGTCCTATAAGCAATACGATGAAAATGGGGAGTGGACTTACGTTTCTGGCGAGCAGAAACGGGAGTATGACAAGGGTAAAGCCTTGCCGAAAAATGTCGTTGCTAAATGGGAAAAACTTTCGAAATCGAAAGGTAATGTCATCGATCCTATTGAAATGATTGATGTATATGGAGCCGATGCTGTACGTCTTACGCTCTGCTCTTGCGCAAATCGTGGAGAACAAATTGATCTTGATTACCGTTTGTTCGAAGAGTACAAAAATTTCGTAAATAAGCTGTGGAATGGTGCTCGGTTTATTTTCGGGCAGATTTCGGGAATAACAAGTCAAGATCTAGAAGAGGGAATTAATCAAGATCTTCTTAGATTAGAAGATTTTTATATTTTGGACAGGTTTAATGAGGTCTTATCCCTTATCGAGGGGTATTACAACAGCTATTCTTTCGATAAAATAGCCGCTTTAGCTTACGACTTCTTTAAAAACGATTTGTGTTCAACCTACCTAGAGATCATTAAGCCTGTATTATTCGGCAAGCAAGGATGTGATGAACAGCGAGTTGCTCAGCGTAAGCTTTTAGCCACTTTATTGATTAATGTTTTGGGTGTATTACACCCCCTTGTTCCATACGTTACAGAAACGCTTTTCCAAAAACTCAAAACAATGCTTGGTGATGTAGGAGAAGGACAGGGAGATGTCTTGACTGGGCATGCTGTGCGCATGTTGCGCTCGAAAGCCTGTATGGTGGCAGAATACCCTAAACCTATCGAGATCGTTTTTCCTCAAGGGTTAAAAGAATCGTTTGCTATGGCGGAAAAGCTTGTTTATACGATTCGGAATATTCGAGGGGAGATGCAGCTAGATCCTAGGGATCTTTTGCAAGCGTTTATCATCAGTTCAGAGAAGAAAGACCTTATCGAGGCATATATTCCGATCCTATGTGCTCTGGGAGGAATAAAGACCATAGAGATTCTATCAGAGGCCCCGAAAGATTGCGTGTTTAGTTTAGGGGTCGTGGAAGGAATCAAAGTGGGAGTTATTCTTCCTGCTGAGCATCTTGCGAAAGAGCGTGCGCGGTTGGAAAAAGAAAAAATTCGATTGGAGAATAGTGTAGAAAGCTTATCTAAGTTGCTAGCAAATGAAGATTTCTGTGCTCGAGCCAACCCTAATTTAGTGAAATCTAAGGAAGAGGCTCTAAGAACTTTTCAGCAAGAGTTGCAAAATATTTTGGATAAAATAGCGTCGCTATAA